From the genome of Rhododendron vialii isolate Sample 1 chromosome 10a, ASM3025357v1:
TGTTCAAGCAAGGAAGTAGAAAATAATGTTCCTGCATTTTCGGAATGGCTCGGAAATGGACAAGTCTCGATAGCTTTCTGATGCACAAATGGAAGCAATTCTTCCAGCAACCGTAGTAAGACATCAACATTCCAGCGCTCTCTTTCCCCTAGAACACGGAGATGCGATTCAACAGAACCTTCGACCCCCGAAAGAGGTGGACAACGCTGCCAAAGTTATCAATGATTGTCAATAAATGTCTGGTAGTTTAGGGATCACAGTATTACATGGTTTATGCAATAGCTGAGAAATAATACCTGAGCAGAACTTATAATGTGAGAGAGCAGAACTCGTAAGATATGATCCAATTTATCCCCCCATTTTACTAAAGAGGGAACTAACTCTTTGATTGTTGTATCTACAACCACACCAGAGGGATCGCAAACCAACTGAAACATCATCTCCTCAACCTACCAAAAACAACAAAGAGAAATTGGagaaactttttttctttttacttgtaAGTCATCATATTATGATCGGGGGAAAATGCTCCATTCCCTAGACCATTTAGCTTACATTGTAGGAAATTCTGTCAAGTCAGATTTCTTCTCCATGATTGCCTCGAAGCATATTTAGTGAGGCTGACCTTGAAATATTTGTCTAGGTTTGGGAAGAGGGGAAGCAGCAAAGCCAGATTATGAGCAGCAGCCTCACGGACAACAGTTCCAGAATCCTCTATGAGTTGTTGCACGATAGACAAGATAAGAGAATCGCGAATCTCAGGACGGACAAATTCTGCAAGCTCTCCACATGATTGAGCAACAAGAAGCCTGCGCTCCTCATACATGTGATTAATCTGCATTCCCCAAAACCAGAAATATCAGAATCTATCAAattaacaaaagaaacaaattaattaaaCCAAAAAGAGAGTACTTGCAAACTGAACTTTTAAGCTCACCTGTTCCCAACACTGGGGGAGCAATTCTGTCTCTGTTCTCATTTCTCCCACATTCTTAGCAAGTGTAACACACGCCTGAACAGAGCAACAACATTACCATGTTTAAATCATAAGCATATCTTACAAATAATTGTGCCTTGGGAAGTTAGAAAAACTTACGTCCATAATAATTCGTCTCTGCTGTTCATCTGGACGTTTAATTAAGTTAAACAACGTGTGGGTCAAGGAATCTCGCGTGCTGCTCTCCGGATGGCGCTCGATAGCACACATTATCAGAGGAAGAAGCTCCTGCAAGCAAACATTCAGAAGACACCATAAGTCCAACAAAAGCAGCAAGAATGATAGCCAAAATAATGAAACGAGAAattacaaacaaacaaacctcACGGTGGTTTATTAGAACGTAAGGAACAATTTTAGGCAATGCATCCGAGAGGATCTGAATGGTTTCAAAACCctggaaaaataagaaagataTTTTAGATATATTATTGACAATTTGTCCCCTTGTGTTGGACCCAAACTTTACTCTAAAGACGAAGGCTGGTATGGTAACTTACAATCTTTTCACGAGCTGGTTCAATACCTAGACTGTCTGATTTTAGAGGTTGCCCATTATCTACTGATAGTGGTTCAGCATCGTGTTCATGGATATTCTCAGCACTCCCAATAGCTCCATCAATACCATTTGGAAAAATTACTAATGTCTCTCCTGTTAAAGCCTCAGGTTTATCGCTCGTGTCATCAGAGTTTTCATTTTCCAGTGCTTGAACACCCACAGTTTCTGGAACTCCAGACGTGATCTCAACTGGAGACATCCCAGCATTGTCTTCTTGGACATCAACAACTTTGTCTTTTATCTCTATTAACTCTGAGTCATCATTATTAGATTTTTCCGTAATATATTTTCTAGTCTTTAAGCTTTCTATTTCCTTCTGTAGCAATTTTATTTCTTCCTTGTAGCTGTCTAGGGACCCTGATTGCATGTGTTCACTATCACCAGCTAGCAAACTTCGTCCAGATCGGGAACCTTCAATATGCATTTTCAGTGAAGTGATTTCTGCTCTGCAGTCATTGAGCTCCTTTCTTTGGCGTTCCAATGACTGCTTCAAACTTTGCACCTGAAAATCATGATCAGCTATAGCCTAtaagtatgcatatatgagtgcAAATGCTTTAACAAGATGGGAGTTTAATTAGGGAAAATTACCAGAATCTCTTTGTCCTTGAGATCCTTCTGTAAAGTTTCCAAGGATCTTGTTAATGCAGTGACTTGGCCATCAGCCACATCTTTGCTTTTCAGCAAATTGGTCTTTTCATGTTTGAgcttatcattttccttttgcagAGACTCATTTTCCCGAAGCATTGCTATTTTTTCCTGCAGCATAGGTAAGCTGTCTCATTTATGTTGGGTTACAGCAGCAAGATTTAAACCAAATATCAGAAAATTCCACAAACATCAATCATCAAAAACTAGTTGAGCGTGAAAGTGTCCAAGCCTTGAATGAACGAGGTCCCAAAGCATTTGCCAATAAAAATCCAGTTTTAAAAATTCCGCCCCAACTCTCAATAGACGATACTGTCCAATGATCATTTATCAATACAAGGCCACTAATTCATCTGCAGTCTCTTTTAGATGACGCAATGAACAACTTGCTCACACCATTTATGTTTCAGGAAAACAAAAGATCTATGTTTCAGGAAATACCTCAGCAGCCTCTGCAGTGGATGAGAGGTACTGGTAATAGTAGTGACGCAGGGCATCTGGTACACATGCATTCGAGTTGTCCCAATTATCTAGATTCTGGCCGGTAACCTGTTGTGAAAAATACATGAGAAGGTAACACAACATTTATTTTTCTAAGACTCTAGATAAATGAACCAAGACTCTTATCCTGGGTGAAACAACTTTATAGAGCTTTTGATGATTCTGTTTTGCTACAAGAATTTACATCACCACAAAATCTGTTAGCTCAATAAAGAATAGAATAGTATAAACGGTGTATATCAGACAAACTTAAACAAGTAACTCAACAGCTGAACTGACCCAGATGACCAAAATGGAGGCTGTTGATAAGGTTAAGGGACCACCTTCTTGGACAAGCCTATTACTCGTACAACATTATAAAGAACTTGGTTCACATCCATACGCGCTTTTTTATATTAATACTTAAGAAGCTATGCAGAACGTCGTACATGTAGGCATATTGGTTTGGCCTCGGCACGAGGCTAACCCAAGTGGTTGTCCGCCATTCGTATTGTGCCTTGTGGCAGTGCCACCTAGCAGCATGGGTTCCCCAGCTAATGATACCACGCAATGCATTTATCAAATTCAAAGTGGATTTGACACCAGAATAGCTatgcacaaaatcaaagcaaagaAATCTTTTCCCTAAAAGAAGGAAGTCGGCGGTGCAAATGAAACCACCATCATATGGCACGGCTAGTGCCGCTTGCTAATTCCGTAAGGAGGCTCCGCGTGTCCTCCTAACAAATTTCCATGTTGGACGCCTACTAGAGCTCAGCAGTAAGTTCCATACAAGACCTCAATGACATAACCCCCAATCCTGTCATAGTGTACCTAAGGAACCTTCAATACGCCAACCTCCAGCCTAAACATGACCTCAGCAGTCGTTGCTCGGTCGCAAAACCTCAGCCCATCCAACTAGCAACTGCCAACTCCGAAGACAGATGTTCAACGCTGGGAGCTGGGCCTAAGTACCTCGCTCTGGGCCATCGAAGAACTCGTGGTTTGGAGGCTCGAGGTCAAGAGTTTGTCCAAGGCTGTAATACCCGTCCCGGATATTTCGGTACTTTAGTTACTTTTAATCTAACTATGCGATTCGGGGTTAGATTGCATGCAATAGAACTTGCGAGGGtcttgtgtgtgatttgtgattggaaCATAAGTTAGCAATGGGTCTCGCTTGCATATGATAACTTTTCTATAGGTTTACAAATATCCTGGGGGAGATATTTCTCCCCATTCTTATCCCTTGtacgttgagagagagagagagagagagagagagagagagagagagagagagagacggttgagaagagaagaagaggagaagtGGGTTTTGTGCTTACATACTCTTAGATTGAAGTTCTAGCAAGGTAATTTCCTTATTTATTGGGTTGTATTTGGATTCTTGTGGATTGAATTCCATGGATGGGGGTATGGTTTGAGTGTTGAACTCAAGGAACCCCATATCTTGAATACTTTCACTTGTGTAGTTATACTTGTTTTGATGCATATGATTGTGTTGTTGTGAGGAGGTTGGTGTTTATGTgtgttttggtgaagtttgggTATGAGTTTGGTGGGGTGTGGAGGTGTGGAGTTAGATGTGTTCGTGCTTGATTTTTGGCTGAAAATCcaggtcctaccggtaggagttttgtccctaccggtagaaacgctgtccagtggtgtcatttttgtgtttttgaggtttcctaccggtaggaaatttGTCCTACTGGTAGAGATTGAAAATCagcatttttggaaaaacttcggacgggcataactttttcatcagAACTCTATTTTGGGCATACtatatatcgaaattgatgtGCTGAAAGTCTACTTTCCTTTGGTGGTGGTCTAATGATCTAATTCTAAACCAATAAgaatttatagccaaaataaGACAAGTTGGTCGTAAGTTTGCAAACTGATTTTAGGCGTTATGTCATATTGGTACTTTATGCTTGTTTTGGGACACTTGTAGGTATTGATATGCACATATTAGTATTCGTTGGACATTGTTTAACTTCTTATTAGCTTTATAACTTTGTGCCGAGTATTCATGGAATTCGTAACTAATACGAGTTAGCTTGTGGTTGGGTAAAGAACCGGTCATTCGGGAGGTGCCGAAACCATACTTTGGCATACTTTGGTCGATACTTTGGTCGATACCGCCGAAGCTTTGCGTGTGAGGCACACCATGTCGTAAGCCATGCCGCCTAATTAAAGGTagttgggagcatggtgtgtgggacacCACTCCTGGGGTATATGGGATCGTGGCAGACGTGCCACCGCATGTGTTGTGATTATGTGTGTTGTTCATTTGAATATTTATGCTATGTTTGTGTGAGTTACATTCAAGTGAGGTGTTCCTTCGGGTATCGTGGAATTTTATTGAATGTATTTTATATCTCACACCctttggttttcctttttggattgccaggtcACAGGTGGTcgtagagttggtccactacCCGTTGGCGTTTAGGGAACACTTGGTTTTGCATCAAGTGTTAGTGTTTGTGATCGAGTTGGTTATGTTGGGTCAAACTCTTACTTTTGCTAAACTCATTTTGTGACTAATGTGGTCAAGTACTTTATGACTTCAAGTTTGTAATTATGTTGGGAGCTCCGTTTATGTCTAATTACTTGTGTTGGGTTACAAGGCATCTTATGTACTACATATGTTTGCAAAGTTCGTTGACACCTTGTTCATATTAATGTTAAGTCTTCAgctggggttttttttattctgtttCCTGTTTGGTTAGTCGTTTAGTGTTGTTCTTTTGTGTAGAATGCCACGTGGCCATGTCGGGTTGGGCCCACTCCGGGTGCCGTTCCAGGGCGGGGTGTGACAAAGGCCCTAACATACTTTTCCACGAAGGCAAAACATCAAACCAGTTAAGAGAAACCTACTTCTGACATGTCTGCAACCTAGGAGGCTAGGACGACAGTGTCCCCACATCTACCACCTAACTTTGCCCTGATGTCCCATGATATGAGTTCCCACACCAATTATAACTAGCCTCCAAGGTCGACTTGAAACTCTTGAACCATCCATGTCGAGGGCCACTGAGGACCAAGTGACCAACCACCAGTCCTAGGACCAAGCTGGCCCTCAAGAGGACTTTCCCTATATGACGACAGCCCATGCAATATCCAAATCATCACCATCACATGTACAATAAACCTTACACCTCCTAGCTCCACATTGCCATTCTCTCTGTTTGAAGAGTGCCTTGGCTAGCTCCTCCTCAACCTACCATGGTCAAAGCTTGCAATGACTCCACCTTTAAGAGCCCCTCAGCAATCCCACTTGCCCCTGGTCACCCACACATGTATAATACTACTATGTATATCTATGCAATTCACTATTTCGCATTCACATTTTACAGAAATCATTTCCAGTTTCAATTGGGTTGCAAAAGGTAAAGCaagaaaaaggcaaaagcaCTGATAGTCTGATACCTCTTCATAAAATGTCATGGCAGTGAGACGGTGTCCAGCTAACAGCAAATATTCCTTCACAGCACAGTTGATATCTCGACGTTCATTGTCCTTCAAAGGGCCCAAATCAGAATACGAAGTTTCTCTCTTACCTTGTTGGGAATCAGGCCCGTTATTTGTGGAAACATCTGCATTGGACCCTGCAAAATGTAATTTAGTTTGATTAATATATGCCAACCAAGAGAAATAGCGACTCATTTTGTTCCAATAAATAATTGTATGTGTAATTGTGTATATATCAATATacacaccaaaccaaaccagccTCAAGGACCAATCTCCAAATATaagtgtatgtatatatacatatacacacaccaAACCAAATTGAGC
Proteins encoded in this window:
- the LOC131303769 gene encoding uncharacterized protein LOC131303769; the protein is MDVERSSLCNCVVNFLIEENYLLTAFELLHELLDDGRDAQAIRLKQLFSDPAQFPPDQIARFNSLRVADPQSLLEEREALAEKLALTEYELRLAQEDTRKLKDELLKKSELTIDEFTGSNADVSTNNGPDSQQGKRETSYSDLGPLKDNERRDINCAVKEYLLLAGHRLTAMTFYEEVTGQNLDNWDNSNACVPDALRHYYYQYLSSTAEAAEEKIAMLRENESLQKENDKLKHEKTNLLKSKDVADGQVTALTRSLETLQKDLKDKEILVQSLKQSLERQRKELNDCRAEITSLKMHIEGSRSGRSLLAGDSEHMQSGSLDSYKEEIKLLQKEIESLKTRKYITEKSNNDDSELIEIKDKVVDVQEDNAGMSPVEITSGVPETVGVQALENENSDDTSDKPEALTGETLVIFPNGIDGAIGSAENIHEHDAEPLSVDNGQPLKSDSLGIEPAREKIGFETIQILSDALPKIVPYVLINHREELLPLIMCAIERHPESSTRDSLTHTLFNLIKRPDEQQRRIIMDACVTLAKNVGEMRTETELLPQCWEQINHMYEERRLLVAQSCGELAEFVRPEIRDSLILSIVQQLIEDSGTVVREAAAHNLALLLPLFPNLDKYFKVEEMMFQLVCDPSGVVVDTTIKELVPSLVKWGDKLDHILRVLLSHIISSAQRCPPLSGVEGSVESHLRVLGERERWNVDVLLRLLEELLPFVHQKAIETCPFPSHSENAGTLFSTSLLEQYAGDYAEWPAFEWLHTDCLPDLIRLASLLPQKEDTLRNRITKFLLAVSESFGDDYLTHIMLPVFLVAVGDNADFKFLPSTIQSRIRGLRPKTAVAERLAAMCVLPLLLAGVLGSPSKQKQLTDYLSNLLFQSAVQEGQPSKHHTEIVNPVRFLCTFEEHHNMIFNILWEMVVSSDVNMKISAANLFKVSVPYIDAKVASTHVVPALITLGSDQNLNVKYGSIDAFGAVAQHFKNDMIVDKIRVQMDAFLEDGSHEATIAVVRALVVAVPHTTDRLRDYLLTKIFQLTSTPFPTSDVRRRRERANAFCESIRALDATDLPANSVRDLLLPTIQNLLKDPDALDPAHKEALEIVMKERGGGTFEAISKVMGAHLGLASSVSSFFGEGGLLGKKETGDPSPPPPEPQVESPKPVPPQQSPVEDTRFRRIMRGGFSDMLRGKTKSSEENPPSQ